TGGGGACTGTTATATGGGATTATTCTCTGTAATGCGCGCGCCATGGGCGAATTTGGTGCGGTATCCGTCGTATCAGGGCATATTCGTGGGATGACGAACACAGTGCCGCTGCAAGTGGAAATTTTGTATAACGAATATAATTTTGTAGCAGCCTTTGCGGTAGCCACTCTATTAGCCTTTTTAGCTATTGTGACACTGATTATCAAGAGCATAATGGAGTGGAAAGCAGAGCGGCAATACAAGCAAAGGAAGGCAGACGCACCTGTCTGGGGCTATGAAACGGGGGAGAGTGTACATGGGCATTGAAATTAAACAGGTATCCAAAAGCTTCGGGACGTTTTCTGCCCTTGACCATATTAACCTACAGATTCCAAGTGGAGAGCTAGTTGCACTATTGGGACCTTCAGGATCGGGAAAAACTACCTTGCTGCGGCTCATTGCTGGTCTTGAGCAAATGGAGCGAGGAGTTATCCGCTTTGATGGAGTAGATGCTACACAAAAAACGGTTCAGGAAAGAAGAGTTGGATTTGTTTTTCAGCATTATGCTCTATTTCGCCACATGAGCGTTTTTGATAATATTGCCTTTGGTTTACAGGTGCGTCCTCGTGCAAAGCGTCCTTCTAAAAACAGCATGCGATTAAAGGTGATGGAACTTCTCCGTTTAGTCCAATTGGATGGATTAGAATCACGTTTCCCCGGTCAACTGTCCGGTGGGCAACGACAACGAGTGGCGTTAGCTCGTGCATTGGCAATTGAACCAAGCGTATTATTATTGGATGAACCGTTTGGGGCACTCGACGCGCAGGTACGTCAGGAACTGCGTCGCTGGCTGAAGCGATTGCATCATACGTTGAAAATCACTACTGTGTTCGTGACACATGATCAAGAAGAAGCCCTAGAGATGGCAGATCAAGTGGTAATTATGAATAAGGGTAAAATTGAACAAGTGGGAACGCCGATCGAAGTCTACCAGAATCCTAGCAATCCCTTTGTTTACAGCTTTTTAGGAAGGGTCAATCAATTTCATGTCTGTGGACATGAAGGGACTATTCACATGGGACAGCTAGCATGGAAATCAGAAGAAGTTTTGAACTGGAATCATACCGAAGCGATTGGGTACATCAGGCCCCATCAAATGGAGCTATCGAGCATTCCAAAAGGGGAGGGCTGGGCGGAAGCTACAGTATTACATGTCTCATTATTGGGCCCGCTTGTCCGATTGGAATGTCGGCTAGCGGAAGATGGTACGCTGTTTGAATTAGAGCTAAGTGGAGATCGGTATCGAGAGCTTTGGAAGGATTCTTCTCGGTCGTTGTATGTAAATCTTACATCCCTTCGATTCTTTCCTATCAAGCCAGCTCAACAGCAAGCGATTAAAAGAGTGAATCCCCAGTCTGTTTCACTTACGATGTCAGGGGTTAAGGTGTGAGGAAAATGAAAAAACCAACCATCGCAGACGCTTTGGTTGGTTTTTGCTTTGTTTTTATAATCCAGCAGGTAGCTGATGCTGAGAGTAAATTTCTAATAAGTGAAGAACATCGTCAATTTGATCGGTCTGCAACAAGGTCTGTAATGCTTCTGGAGAAGAAAGAACCGCTGTTAGCTGAGCCAAGGCGCGCAGATGGGTTTCATTATCTATAGCAGCTAGTACAATAAATAGCTGTGCCGAATGCTCTGGTCTTTCTGAGAAGGATACGGGATGCTTCAATTGTAGGAAGCTCATGCTCAAACGTTGAACACCATCCTGTGGCCTAGAATGCGGAATAGCGATTTTCGGCGCGATTACAATGTATGGTCCATGATCATACACAGAGCGAATCATGGCGTCTACATAAGATGGGAGAATACTTCCATTGCGAACTAAAGGTGCTGATGCAAGCCGAATCGCTTCTTCCCAATTGGCAACGGTTCGTGCCACCTGAATCTGGTCCCTCGTGAGGATGTCTGCAACAGTGGGCTTATAGGTAAGCTCCTTGTGTAACGCAGCAGGTTCCAGTAGGTACTCCTTTAACTCTTGATGGAGAGCTTCTTCATTTTCAATCACCGCATGACGACGAATAATAGACATCATGCCTTCTAACGACTCTGTTGGCTGTTTATCTTTGTCAGAAATATACGCTCCTACTCGTCTTAATAAGCGAGCTTTTTCCGCGTCATTAAGAATGGGATTTACCACGTAAACAGGTGCATCGCTTTTAGTCAGGGTGGTAGTAGAAAAGATCAGATCAACATCATAAGAGTGAGCTTCATACTCTCGTAAGGAAACCGTTTTACAAATGTCTATAGAAGAGAATAGGTTTTCTAATTGGTTTTGTAGAATTAGTGAGGTACCAATACCGTTTGGGCACACGATCAGTGCTTTTTTCCGTGGTGCTGGATTGGCTCCTTGTTTACGTAGCCACGCTCCAAAATGCATCGAAATATAAGCGATCTCGTCTTCACATACCCTTTGCCCAACTAGCTGTTCAAAATGAACAATAACCTTCTGTGTTAATAAGAAAATCTCATGATAGTGCGTTTTAATGGAATCGATCAGCGGATTGTCCATATTAATTCCATACTTGATTCGATAGAAGGCAGGCTTAAGGTGTAGCATTAAATCGCGTTTCAGCCCTTCCGGATTTTCAAACATAATGCAAGCGAACTTTTGAAAATCAGTAATCATACGCTGAACGGCTTCCAACAGCATTTGAGTATGAGAATTCTCCTGATCGGAATGATATTGGTTCATCACACGAGCGCCTAAGAGATGCGTAGCAATGTAATAGGTTTCATCCTCTGGTATATCGATGTGCAGAGTTTTAGACAATTCATTGCTGATATAGGTCGCCGCTTCAAAATGCTTTGTCTTTTTCAATACCTCTTTCTCTTCCATATCAATTGTGACATGCTGTCCACGACTGAAGCGCTTACGGAACAGATGGATGTGAATACTTAAGCTCTCCAGAACTTCATCAGTATATTGAATGCCTAATAGGCGCTCGCAAACAGATAAAGCCTCGCGGATTACTTGAATTTCTTTTGTTTTCAAGAAATCCTCTTGCTGTTCCTCTTCTACCATGGAAGTAGAATACGCCATGGTTTGAATGTGGGAGATGAGTTCATTCCAGCTTTGGGTTGTTACGGCTTGAGAGAGATAGAAAATGAGCGCCTTTCTCTTATCCTGTTCCTCGCCCTGAATAAAGTAGCCTTGCTTGCGGTCAAAATGGAGCGATATATGAAAGGCCTGAAGCTCCGTTTTTAATTTTTTTAAATCATCCAGGGTGGTGTTGCGACTAACACCTAGCCGATTCATCAAATCTTCAAGCAGGATTCTTCCTTCCCGGGTTAAGAGATAAATGGTTAGCCAAGCCTTACGCTCCTTAACGGAATACTCATATTGCCATTTCTTCATTCCTTGCAGCTTATCAGGTATTTTTTGCTTGGTTTGTTCGTCTATATAGTAGCCAGTGCTTCGGATATATTGAACAGCAGGGAGTTGATTTTCTTCCAGCCAATCGTTTATTTTGTTCATATCATAATAAAGTGTACGTTTCGAAATTCCTTGAGATTCTAAGAGCTCCTGTACTGTTACATATGAGTCAGCTTGCATCATTTTATGCAAAATCGCAGCGCTTCGTTTATCGAGCGACATGGATACAACCTCCTTTGCCAGTTGATCTGTTGCCAAGTATTTTGCAAAGATTGGATAGAAGCAAAAGATGATCGATATGATTACCTTCTATTAGGCTCATTATAAAGCAGGATGGCTTCATTAGAGAAGACCAAAAACTAGTAATCTTTTGTGCATAA
The nucleotide sequence above comes from Brevibacillus laterosporus LMG 15441. Encoded proteins:
- a CDS encoding sulfate/molybdate ABC transporter ATP-binding protein — encoded protein: MGIEIKQVSKSFGTFSALDHINLQIPSGELVALLGPSGSGKTTLLRLIAGLEQMERGVIRFDGVDATQKTVQERRVGFVFQHYALFRHMSVFDNIAFGLQVRPRAKRPSKNSMRLKVMELLRLVQLDGLESRFPGQLSGGQRQRVALARALAIEPSVLLLDEPFGALDAQVRQELRRWLKRLHHTLKITTVFVTHDQEEALEMADQVVIMNKGKIEQVGTPIEVYQNPSNPFVYSFLGRVNQFHVCGHEGTIHMGQLAWKSEEVLNWNHTEAIGYIRPHQMELSSIPKGEGWAEATVLHVSLLGPLVRLECRLAEDGTLFELELSGDRYRELWKDSSRSLYVNLTSLRFFPIKPAQQQAIKRVNPQSVSLTMSGVKV
- a CDS encoding BglG family transcription antiterminator, translating into MSLDKRSAAILHKMMQADSYVTVQELLESQGISKRTLYYDMNKINDWLEENQLPAVQYIRSTGYYIDEQTKQKIPDKLQGMKKWQYEYSVKERKAWLTIYLLTREGRILLEDLMNRLGVSRNTTLDDLKKLKTELQAFHISLHFDRKQGYFIQGEEQDKRKALIFYLSQAVTTQSWNELISHIQTMAYSTSMVEEEQQEDFLKTKEIQVIREALSVCERLLGIQYTDEVLESLSIHIHLFRKRFSRGQHVTIDMEEKEVLKKTKHFEAATYISNELSKTLHIDIPEDETYYIATHLLGARVMNQYHSDQENSHTQMLLEAVQRMITDFQKFACIMFENPEGLKRDLMLHLKPAFYRIKYGINMDNPLIDSIKTHYHEIFLLTQKVIVHFEQLVGQRVCEDEIAYISMHFGAWLRKQGANPAPRKKALIVCPNGIGTSLILQNQLENLFSSIDICKTVSLREYEAHSYDVDLIFSTTTLTKSDAPVYVVNPILNDAEKARLLRRVGAYISDKDKQPTESLEGMMSIIRRHAVIENEEALHQELKEYLLEPAALHKELTYKPTVADILTRDQIQVARTVANWEEAIRLASAPLVRNGSILPSYVDAMIRSVYDHGPYIVIAPKIAIPHSRPQDGVQRLSMSFLQLKHPVSFSERPEHSAQLFIVLAAIDNETHLRALAQLTAVLSSPEALQTLLQTDQIDDVLHLLEIYSQHQLPAGL